Proteins encoded in a region of the Chryseobacterium piperi genome:
- a CDS encoding alpha/beta hydrolase: MKNLFKTLFILLPVLFFSQDRKAIGNTFIEELFIKKNAEKAYSLFNATVSGQISTEGLKSIAEQMQGQLGAFRKVIEVNNDNAIYYYYSEFEKSKLDIQISFDGENKISGLFFVPHKTFEKDDLNSLHIKSDGIELKGTLLQPVQNNQKKLVIFVHGSGPQDRDETIGENKPFKDIAEYLFNNGISSYRYDKRTYSNPETFNDQSTVEQETINDAVNASDYFKNNKNFKDYQIIILGHSQGAYLMPEIAKRARASKYIFMSGNATPLQNLIVEQFEYLHKIDPTSVSDRDVYNMKKEVEFLNSDKFTLKASNEELPMGWSVTYWKYLVDYKPLEAVQSIKVPMFFAQGGRDYQVTEKDFTLWKNQLKNNKSAMFKFYPGLSHLFISGSGIPSPKDYEIKGNVDPLFLTDLKNFILN, encoded by the coding sequence ATGAAAAATTTATTTAAGACCCTCTTCATACTGTTGCCAGTATTATTTTTTTCACAAGACAGAAAAGCTATTGGAAATACTTTTATTGAAGAGTTGTTTATTAAAAAAAATGCTGAAAAGGCATACTCTTTATTTAATGCTACAGTCTCAGGTCAGATTTCAACGGAAGGGCTGAAATCCATTGCTGAACAAATGCAGGGACAACTTGGTGCTTTCAGAAAAGTGATTGAAGTAAATAATGACAATGCTATTTATTACTACTATTCAGAATTTGAAAAATCTAAATTGGATATTCAAATCAGCTTTGATGGTGAGAATAAAATATCAGGTCTCTTTTTTGTTCCGCATAAAACATTTGAAAAAGATGATTTAAATTCTTTACATATAAAAAGTGACGGTATTGAGTTAAAAGGGACTCTTTTACAGCCTGTTCAGAACAATCAGAAGAAGCTGGTGATTTTTGTTCACGGTTCCGGTCCTCAGGACAGAGATGAAACAATTGGTGAAAATAAACCATTTAAGGATATTGCTGAATACCTCTTTAATAATGGGATTTCTTCCTACCGATATGATAAAAGAACATATTCGAATCCGGAAACGTTTAATGATCAGTCGACGGTAGAGCAGGAAACGATTAATGATGCTGTAAATGCTTCGGACTATTTTAAAAATAACAAAAACTTTAAAGATTACCAGATTATTATTTTAGGACACAGTCAAGGTGCTTATTTGATGCCTGAAATAGCTAAGAGAGCCCGTGCTTCGAAATATATTTTCATGTCCGGAAATGCAACACCACTACAAAACCTGATCGTTGAGCAATTTGAATATCTTCATAAAATCGATCCTACATCAGTTTCTGATCGGGATGTGTATAATATGAAAAAAGAAGTAGAGTTTTTGAATTCGGATAAATTTACGTTAAAAGCTTCAAACGAGGAACTTCCAATGGGGTGGTCAGTTACATATTGGAAATATCTTGTTGACTATAAACCGCTCGAAGCTGTACAATCCATAAAAGTTCCTATGTTTTTTGCACAAGGGGGAAGAGATTATCAGGTAACGGAAAAAGACTTTACACTTTGGAAGAATCAGTTGAAAAATAATAAGTCCGCCATGTTTAAATTTTATCCCGGCCTAAGCCATTTATTTATTAGCGGTTCAGGAATTCCTTCCCCGAAGGATTATGAGATAAAAGGAAATGTTGATCCTTTGTTTTTAACAGATCTAAAAAACTTCATTCTAAATTAA
- a CDS encoding PH domain-containing protein codes for MKVYKANKKGFIYIIIIFVLIPVIGCYLSEDDRILNTLILAIPLYLLLWIYFDTGYKIEGNRLFYRSGFLRGSINIDDISQITVGKTMWAGNKPALAKKGLIIQYRYDTIYIAPESNDELIADLLNLNPQIKVNGNY; via the coding sequence ATGAAAGTTTATAAGGCTAATAAAAAAGGATTTATATATATCATTATAATTTTTGTCTTGATTCCTGTAATAGGGTGTTATTTATCAGAAGATGATAGAATTCTTAACACTCTTATTTTAGCTATTCCTTTGTATTTGCTGCTGTGGATTTACTTTGATACCGGCTATAAAATCGAAGGGAATCGGTTATTTTATCGCTCAGGCTTTCTGAGGGGAAGCATAAATATTGATGATATAAGCCAAATCACTGTTGGAAAGACGATGTGGGCGGGAAATAAACCTGCTTTGGCAAAAAAAGGATTGATCATACAGTATCGATATGATACCATTTATATTGCCCCGGAAAGTAATGATGAATTAATTGCCGATCTGCTAAATCTCAATCCACAAATAAAAGTAAACGGTAACTATTAA
- a CDS encoding sporulation-delaying protein SdpB family protein: protein MLKINDIENKLRSFSAKNSPYTNVVGFSRSLMALGTLLTLLINPVDTIFIKKVSGVFIAPILKSDFSSKISFFYLFGENHLMLMKCCAIVCLALVISGYFIKITSLLHWWISFSFIHSAAIIDGGDQIASILSFLLIPVCFFDNRKNHWQHKKEEAKVTNLISICFIYIIRLQVAIIYFHAAVGKFDNNEWVDGTALYYWLNHSLFGVPAYLDFINYFLKDSFFVSGLTYGVLILELSLFLGLFASERYRKTVLAIALVFHFMIILSHGIFSFFFSISAGLILYLYPTYRDFRFKNFKRLMLVFNRSKVSTAD from the coding sequence ATGTTGAAAATAAATGATATAGAAAATAAGCTTAGGTCTTTTTCTGCAAAGAATTCTCCATATACCAATGTTGTAGGATTTTCAAGAAGTTTAATGGCTTTAGGAACATTACTAACCCTTCTCATCAACCCTGTTGACACGATCTTCATCAAAAAAGTTTCCGGAGTCTTTATTGCTCCTATTCTTAAGAGTGATTTTTCCAGTAAAATCAGTTTTTTCTATCTGTTTGGTGAAAATCATTTAATGCTAATGAAGTGCTGTGCAATTGTATGTCTGGCATTGGTTATCAGTGGCTATTTTATTAAGATTACCTCACTGTTGCACTGGTGGATATCCTTTAGCTTTATCCATTCAGCAGCCATTATTGATGGGGGTGATCAGATAGCGAGCATTTTATCTTTTCTTTTAATTCCGGTTTGCTTTTTTGATAATAGAAAGAATCATTGGCAACATAAAAAAGAAGAAGCGAAAGTGACTAATCTGATATCGATATGCTTTATTTATATAATTCGCCTTCAGGTTGCGATCATCTATTTTCATGCGGCCGTAGGGAAATTTGATAATAATGAATGGGTAGACGGAACGGCGCTATATTATTGGCTTAATCATTCTCTTTTTGGAGTTCCGGCCTATCTGGATTTTATTAATTATTTTTTAAAGGATTCTTTTTTCGTAAGTGGATTAACGTATGGCGTGCTGATTCTGGAGCTATCATTGTTTTTAGGTTTATTTGCCAGTGAGCGATACCGGAAAACTGTTTTAGCGATAGCATTGGTTTTTCATTTTATGATTATCCTCTCTCATGGAATTTTTTCCTTTTTCTTCTCAATTAGTGCAGGCTTAATATTATATCTTTATCCTACCTATCGGGATTTTAGATTTAAAAATTTTAAGCGCCTCATGCTGGTATTCAATAGATCAAAAGTAAGTACGGCTGATTAA
- a CDS encoding SdpA family antimicrobial peptide system protein has translation MLQQSKNKLSDFKYIIFSVIISLFGFSTVFIVFISSIPFNPVQSNLDYVKEVLMYAPQGWAFFTRDSREEQVYIYRIENNKLMKIDQRHADIKNYIGLSRKVSKLGLEADVLTNLIDKKNFSATTWNYNENLLGEIPKRFIEIKNPIETPVLCGDYVIVYHSIVPWAWSKSKKKIKMPARVIKLKVKC, from the coding sequence ATGCTTCAACAAAGTAAGAATAAGTTATCAGATTTTAAATACATCATTTTTTCTGTAATTATATCTCTTTTTGGCTTTAGTACAGTTTTTATTGTTTTTATTTCAAGTATCCCCTTTAACCCGGTTCAGTCCAATCTTGATTACGTTAAAGAAGTTTTAATGTATGCTCCTCAAGGATGGGCATTTTTTACCAGAGATTCAAGAGAGGAACAGGTTTACATTTACCGGATAGAGAACAATAAGTTAATGAAAATTGATCAGAGGCATGCCGATATAAAGAATTATATAGGTTTATCGCGGAAGGTATCAAAGCTGGGCCTTGAGGCAGATGTTCTTACTAATCTTATAGACAAGAAAAACTTTTCTGCAACCACATGGAATTATAATGAAAATCTTTTGGGAGAAATTCCCAAAAGATTTATCGAAATTAAAAATCCAATAGAAACTCCTGTTTTGTGTGGGGATTATGTAATTGTCTATCATTCTATAGTACCGTGGGCCTGGAGTAAATCCAAAAAGAAAATTAAAATGCCTGCAAGAGTTATTAAATTAAAAGTGAAATGTTGA
- the map gene encoding type I methionyl aminopeptidase produces MSITNESELIGMQKASEAVAYTLKEMTRYAQPGMTTKDLDEYGAKILDDFGAKSAPYLTYGFPGWTCISVDNEFCHGIPTDQRILKEGDLINIDVSAELNGFWADNGGSFIIGKDINQHQKLVDASKDILEKAINHIKGGVKIADIGWLMETEAKKRGFKVIRNLGGHGIGRSLHEQPDELMNYKNRFDHRRFRKNSVVAIETFISTSSSIAVELKDGWTMVGNKGGYMAQHEHTIIVTDGKPIILTEMNGILN; encoded by the coding sequence ATGTCAATAACCAACGAATCCGAATTAATCGGAATGCAAAAAGCAAGTGAGGCGGTTGCCTATACTTTAAAGGAAATGACTCGTTATGCTCAGCCAGGTATGACGACAAAAGATCTGGATGAGTACGGAGCAAAAATACTGGATGACTTTGGGGCTAAATCAGCGCCTTATCTCACTTATGGATTTCCAGGCTGGACCTGCATCAGCGTGGATAATGAATTTTGTCACGGTATTCCGACAGATCAACGGATTCTGAAGGAAGGAGATTTGATTAATATTGATGTTTCAGCAGAGCTGAATGGGTTCTGGGCTGATAACGGAGGTTCATTTATCATTGGAAAAGATATTAATCAGCATCAGAAATTAGTTGATGCTTCAAAGGATATTTTGGAAAAAGCGATCAATCATATCAAAGGAGGTGTAAAAATAGCAGATATCGGCTGGCTGATGGAAACGGAGGCGAAGAAAAGAGGGTTTAAGGTTATCAGAAACCTTGGTGGGCACGGTATCGGAAGGAGTCTGCATGAACAGCCGGATGAATTGATGAATTATAAAAATCGTTTTGATCACAGGAGATTCAGGAAAAATTCTGTGGTGGCTATTGAAACATTTATCTCCACTTCTTCCAGTATTGCTGTGGAATTGAAAGACGGATGGACTATGGTAGGTAATAAGGGCGGATACATGGCACAACATGAGCATACGATTATTGTGACTGATGGAAAACCAATTATTTTAACAGAAATGAATGGAATCTTAAATTAA